TAATGCCCGGCACGGTGAGCGAGGTTTCCGCGACATTGGTGGCTAACACAATGCGGTTTAAGCCACTCGGATGGAAAATTTTATTTTGCTCTTGCGCAGACAAGCGGGCAAAGAGCGGTAGGATTTCCGTGTGTTTTAGATTTTGTTTTTGCAAGGCTTCGGCGGTGTCGCGAATTTCCCGTTCACCGTTCATAAAAATCAAAATATCGCCGCGCCCTTCCGCTTGCAGTTCGTCCACCGCATTGAGAATACCTTGTAGCTGATCTTGATCGTCTTCTTCCGCAACAGGACGATAACGCACTTCCACGGGATAAGTTCTGCCCGAGACTTCGATAATCGGCGCGTTATTGAAATGTTTGGAAAAACGTTCCACGTCAATGGTCGCGGAAGTGATGATGAGTTTTAAATCACGACGGCATGGCAACAGCTGTTTCAGATAACCGAGAATAAAATCGTTGTTCAAGCTGCGTTCGTGGGCCTCATCGATAATCAGGCAAGAATATTGATTGAGGAAACGATCCGTTTGAATTTCAGCCAGCAAAATCCCGTCAGTCATCAACTTGATTTGGGTATTGTCACTGATTTGATCGTTAAAACGGACTTTATACCCCACTAAATCGCCAAGCTCTGTTTGCAATTCTTCGGCGATTCGAGCCGCTACCGAACGGGCCGCAATGCGGCGCGGTTGAGTGTGTCCGATTGTACCGAGATTACCTAAACCAAGTTCCAAACACATTTTCGGCAACTGAGTGGTTTTCCCCGAACCGGTTTCCCCCGCCACCACGATCACTTGATGTTCAGCAAGCAACTTTTCAATTTCAGCCTTGCGTTGGCTGACAGGCAAACCTTCGGGAAAAACAATGGGATTTTTTACCGCACTTTTACGGCTTTCTACACGTAATCTTGCTTGTTCAATTTGTTGTTCGATTTCAGCGGCAACGGCTTGCTGAGCTTCTTGGCTTTTAATCTTGCTGATGCCATGAATGCGGGCAGATAAACGGCGTTGATCCACCAGCATGATGTTATTTAATTGAGAAAAAAGGGATTGTTGTAGCGGGGTCAATTCGTGTTTTACAGTTTTGTTCTTCATACTGATTTACTTTTAAAACTCCCGTAAGCCAAGCAAAGCCAACCGACTAAAAAGAGTGTACCGCCAACCGGCGTAATCCAGACTAAAAATTTACCGGCGCCGAAAGCAAGGGTGTATAAGCTGCCGCTGAATAATAAAATACCCAATGACCATGCAAGCATCGCTAATCGTGCAAATTTAGCCTCATGCCAGGGGGATAAGGCAATAACCAGAACAGCAAGCGTATGGAAGATTTGATATTTTAAGCCGGTATCGATCCAGGTGAGGGCTTTCTCGTCTAAAACATGACTTAACCCATGGGCGGCAAACGCACCGAGTGCCACACAGAAAAAACCGCTCAAGGCGGCAATCAATAACCATTTGTTTTTCATTTAAAATTTTCCTATGAGTAATGCCAAAATACCTGCAGCGATAAGCGGTCCCACCGGGATGCCGCCCAGAAAAGAGACACCGATAATGGTGCCGATTACCAAGCCTGTCACCAATACCGGTTGTTCACCCATTAGCGGAACGCCTTTGCCCGCAAGCCAGGCGACCAATACACCCACTGCAATGGCAACGAACATTTTCCAACTGACAAAGGCCGACAAGCCCGGCAGCTGAATTTTGCCGGAAACCAAGGGGCTCAAAACGCCAATCGTTAAAATCACGATACCAATACTCAAGCCGTATTTTTCCAAATAGGGAATATATTGAGCGAGAAACGTCTGCTGCATGATCAGTAACACAGCAGCAGAAATGGTGATGGCGCTATTGTGGCTGAGTAGCCCGAGCATGATCAGAACCACCAATAACAAGGCGATCATATTCAGTTGCAATGACATAAAAAGCCTTAAAGTACAGCCATAAAAATGACGATTTTGAGAATTAAAGTGCGTTAAATTATAGCAATTTATGCCTTTTCTGTGTTTTTTATTTAATAGAAAAAAGCTAGAATAACAGCGTTACGGTACAAGCGCACAAAACAATTGACGAACATATCTAACCATGAATCAAGCGGAATTTAGCATCAGTTTACAGCACCGCATTGAAACCGTTTCCAATGCGGTGCCGTGGCGACACCCTAATAAACGCCGAAATAATTTCGTAATCATAACTTCAGCCTTGCACAATCACTAAATTTCGTTGAAAAAGACAAATTCACTTATCTTTTATAGGTTTCCAATGTCGAATGTTATCAGCCCCGAATTAATCAAAACCGTCGTATTGCTTGCCACCAGCGTGACCATCGTGCCGCTTTTCAAACGTCTAGGGCTTGGTAGCGTATTAGGTTATTTGGTTGCCGGCTGTTTAATCGGGCCTTTCGTATTCGGTGTGATTGAAGATCCCTCTTCTGTGGTTCACATGGCAGAATTAGGTGTGGTGATGTTCTTATTTATCATCGGACTTGAAATGCACCCCGAACGCTTATGGGCAATGCGCAAAGCAATTTTCGGTCGAGGCTTGCTGCAAGTCGGTCTGTGCGGCACGCTACTCACCCTTGCCGGTATCTATGTTTTAGATTTATCGAAGGAAGTGGCATTTATTGCGGGAATGGGTTTCACACTTTCGTCCACCGCTATCGTTATGCAAGTGTTGGAAGAACGAGGCATTAGCAATACTCCGAAAGGCCAACGGGTCATTTCCACGTTGATTTTTGAAGATCTCTCCATCGTGCCGTTATTAGCCTCTATTGCTTTTTTAATGCCGGAAACCAAACACATTGAACACAATACAAACTGGACGTCTATCGGCATTGCGCTTTCTGCTGTGATTGGTTTAATTGTTGCCGGTAAATGGTTGATGAACCCAATTTTCCGTTTAATTTCCAAAGTACATATTCGCGAAATGATGACCGCCGCGGCTTTGCTTGTAGTACTGGGCGC
Above is a genomic segment from Aggregatibacter sp. HMT-949 containing:
- a CDS encoding DUF423 domain-containing protein encodes the protein MKNKWLLIAALSGFFCVALGAFAAHGLSHVLDEKALTWIDTGLKYQIFHTLAVLVIALSPWHEAKFARLAMLAWSLGILLFSGSLYTLAFGAGKFLVWITPVGGTLFLVGWLCLAYGSFKSKSV
- a CDS encoding DUF441 domain-containing protein; the protein is MSLQLNMIALLLVVLIMLGLLSHNSAITISAAVLLIMQQTFLAQYIPYLEKYGLSIGIVILTIGVLSPLVSGKIQLPGLSAFVSWKMFVAIAVGVLVAWLAGKGVPLMGEQPVLVTGLVIGTIIGVSFLGGIPVGPLIAAGILALLIGKF